Proteins found in one Chloroflexota bacterium genomic segment:
- a CDS encoding DNA double-strand break repair nuclease NurA gives MFYRDKIIKALDDKREALTQLDQEQRLRLQGLFAACDSLSGMSAAELRERLAPEAAPGALPTDEFDRAPGIHMPFSEAWDNVAAMRHWAAEILADVSVCAVDGSQLPATKDFPLPVAAVQIAWFINPHSSRDSYVKDAHVEVLTPRDLGDDESDANTWISLRRYELEVARINTFMREHRGHGERAVALFDGSLTVSFAGPKPEVRDRYRAAAVSMLRTSEECRVPLIAYIDRSRARDFARMLCYVQGSSLLSASLISDAALLDGPRSDDRPWRLPAFFCQRQDVVQEGNYADPETGRSYSNEICFTYLKINSGPPARLEFPAWLLRAGMLDCVIDWVRAEAIGGGGYPYAIQAADAAAVITFADRQRYLRALEEFGRHHDIRTMLASAKQASKERRRA, from the coding sequence ATGTTCTACCGAGATAAAATAATCAAGGCGCTCGACGACAAACGCGAGGCGCTGACACAGCTCGATCAAGAGCAACGGTTACGACTGCAGGGGCTATTTGCGGCATGTGATTCTCTCTCGGGGATGAGCGCCGCTGAACTCCGCGAGCGGCTCGCCCCGGAAGCTGCGCCGGGCGCACTACCTACCGACGAATTTGACAGAGCCCCGGGAATTCACATGCCGTTTTCGGAGGCTTGGGACAATGTCGCCGCGATGCGCCACTGGGCGGCAGAGATTCTCGCGGATGTATCCGTATGCGCGGTCGACGGCAGCCAGTTGCCGGCCACCAAGGACTTTCCCTTGCCGGTAGCCGCCGTACAGATTGCCTGGTTCATCAACCCGCACTCGTCCCGAGACTCGTATGTGAAGGATGCGCACGTGGAAGTGCTGACGCCCCGCGATCTTGGGGACGACGAGAGCGATGCGAACACTTGGATCTCCCTGCGCCGCTACGAGCTTGAGGTTGCTCGCATCAACACCTTCATGCGTGAGCACCGCGGGCACGGAGAACGGGCTGTAGCCCTCTTCGACGGCTCACTCACGGTCTCATTCGCCGGCCCCAAACCTGAGGTGCGCGACCGCTACCGGGCCGCGGCTGTGAGTATGCTGCGAACTTCGGAAGAGTGCCGGGTGCCGCTGATCGCCTACATTGATCGGTCGCGCGCCCGCGACTTTGCGCGGATGCTGTGTTATGTCCAAGGCAGCAGCCTCTTGAGCGCTTCACTTATCAGCGATGCGGCGCTCTTGGATGGACCGAGGAGTGACGACCGGCCATGGCGGCTGCCCGCGTTCTTTTGCCAGCGACAGGATGTCGTGCAGGAAGGCAACTACGCGGACCCTGAGACCGGCCGGAGCTACAGCAACGAAATTTGCTTTACGTACCTCAAGATTAATAGCGGACCACCGGCGCGGCTCGAATTTCCCGCCTGGCTGCTTCGCGCCGGTATGCTCGACTGCGTGATAGACTGGGTGCGAGCGGAGGCAATTGGCGGCGGCGGCTATCCCTATGCGATCCAAGCCGCTGACGCAGCCGCAGTAATTACGTTTGCAGACCGGCAACGGTACTTGCGTGCGCTTGAAGAATTCGGACGCCACCATGACATTCGCACGATGCTCGCGTCCGCAAAACAGGCGAGCAAAGAGCGGCGAAGGGCATAA
- a CDS encoding SMC family ATPase: MRITEVYLKNVKSYQEATIRFPVGTIAIFGPNGAGKTTILEAIGFALFDFLPYRNQREFMRHNALETDVRVTFLSRLDECEYQAVRTLKRSAGSADSVTSTYYVYSFDTEGRVAQQKQDVQAFLRQHIGLDEYEDLARVFADVLGVPQGRLTADFLLTPSQRRDTFDPLLRVDAYRQVYERLRDVLDALRGNVSDQERRVSALEPEAERLPNEVAALAVFVKQHAETTNETRILAADQARLHAEQQRLETQRQTLEQQRELVRRLTQQQQDIQNRLEAEQAQAAAAALAEARTNEAAAGYAAYRKAQGELTALEEDRKSADELRQNGFSVERKLVALRTRQTALAKGVQESSEATAKRTALEPQVARQERLEGQLLQFGRDLDYARQHGEQVTQVLRRAAAGRSNGLREQVSADLPAAPSEAAGYARSRLSEQHEDLREIGLWLERRDDLRKRYIQTLPKRDETARAIAHCESFVAIAAQLEDLERQLQTVRDQLSAYEAQRRFNQDSQEMAADGLCPFYKDFCPKVEEGQSLIPIIAGLVRDQVDQADKLQAERVRIEQEVGRARAAQKEVDRLGDLAPRLQHLESDLHDFDQQQQDLTRRIDDRLQGAWPAPVIAKLLRELEEKEETLRQELKSLGNPRQIAERLYDASSEYEQRAESLAAVTRELRTFEEKLARVTEQLKPYADLDRRVAQQRRIADAHRNDFEVYLQHEQIAADLPRRKELVAALAGDKEKNAQAVTESQQLLTACEESWNPAALSEIQNNLNEAQGLLGAANERSRYLSKQIILTKQEIAALEESARELEDAKQALAAAQEVFTVTGFLRNVIRDAGPHIARHLIQQISAEANTLFSEIMGDASAELSLTEDYDILLEQHGHRRAFLQLSGGEQMSAAVAVRLGLLRQLSDINIAFFDEPTQNMDAERRHNLAEQLERVTGFQQLFVISHDDTFEPMVSSVVRVRKENGVSSVEVE, from the coding sequence ATGCGCATTACCGAAGTGTATCTGAAGAACGTCAAGAGCTACCAGGAAGCTACCATCCGGTTTCCGGTAGGCACCATTGCCATCTTCGGGCCAAATGGTGCTGGCAAGACCACAATCTTGGAAGCTATCGGCTTTGCGCTTTTCGACTTCCTGCCGTACCGCAACCAGCGGGAATTCATGCGGCACAACGCGTTAGAGACGGACGTGCGTGTGACGTTTCTTTCACGTCTCGATGAGTGTGAATACCAAGCTGTACGCACGCTGAAGCGTTCCGCCGGCAGTGCAGATTCGGTGACGTCCACTTATTACGTTTACAGCTTCGATACGGAAGGGCGTGTCGCCCAACAGAAACAGGACGTGCAGGCGTTTCTTCGCCAACACATTGGTCTGGATGAGTATGAAGACCTGGCACGAGTATTCGCCGACGTGCTTGGCGTGCCGCAGGGGCGGCTAACAGCCGACTTCTTGCTCACTCCCTCCCAGCGCAGGGACACCTTCGATCCTTTGCTGCGCGTTGATGCGTACCGTCAGGTGTACGAAAGGCTCCGCGATGTCCTGGATGCACTCCGAGGCAACGTCTCGGACCAAGAGCGGCGCGTCTCTGCCTTGGAACCGGAAGCCGAGCGCTTGCCCAACGAAGTAGCGGCGCTCGCCGTATTCGTGAAACAGCATGCAGAGACTACAAATGAGACTCGCATCTTGGCCGCGGACCAAGCACGCCTGCACGCAGAACAGCAGCGTCTGGAAACCCAGCGCCAGACACTGGAGCAGCAACGTGAACTGGTGAGGCGCCTCACACAACAGCAGCAAGATATTCAGAATCGTCTTGAGGCGGAGCAAGCCCAGGCCGCTGCAGCCGCGCTCGCGGAAGCTCGTACCAATGAGGCCGCGGCGGGGTACGCCGCCTACCGCAAGGCACAAGGTGAACTAACTGCACTGGAAGAGGATCGCAAGTCTGCCGATGAGCTTCGCCAGAACGGATTTTCAGTGGAAAGAAAGCTCGTGGCCTTGCGGACGAGACAGACCGCGCTTGCAAAGGGCGTGCAGGAGTCAAGCGAAGCAACAGCAAAGCGCACGGCCTTGGAGCCCCAGGTTGCGCGGCAGGAGCGCCTGGAAGGGCAATTGCTGCAATTCGGCCGCGATCTCGACTACGCTCGCCAACATGGCGAGCAGGTGACGCAAGTCCTGCGGCGGGCTGCTGCCGGCCGGAGCAACGGTCTGAGAGAACAGGTGTCTGCAGACTTGCCCGCGGCGCCAAGCGAGGCTGCTGGGTACGCGCGCTCCCGCCTTAGCGAACAGCACGAAGACCTGCGGGAGATCGGGTTGTGGCTTGAACGGCGAGACGATCTGCGTAAACGATACATTCAGACCCTACCCAAGCGCGATGAAACGGCAAGAGCCATTGCGCATTGTGAGTCATTCGTCGCGATCGCGGCGCAGCTTGAAGACCTTGAACGACAGTTGCAAACGGTAAGAGACCAGCTTAGCGCCTACGAAGCACAAAGACGCTTCAATCAAGACTCCCAAGAAATGGCCGCCGATGGCCTCTGTCCCTTTTACAAGGATTTCTGTCCAAAGGTGGAAGAGGGCCAAAGCCTAATTCCGATTATTGCCGGCCTCGTGCGCGACCAAGTGGACCAGGCCGACAAACTGCAGGCAGAGAGAGTAAGGATCGAGCAGGAAGTGGGCAGGGCAAGGGCAGCTCAGAAAGAGGTTGATCGTCTGGGTGACCTGGCGCCGCGCTTACAACATCTCGAGAGCGATCTCCACGACTTTGACCAGCAGCAGCAAGACCTGACACGGCGCATCGATGATCGCCTGCAAGGAGCATGGCCGGCACCGGTCATCGCCAAGCTACTCAGAGAGCTTGAAGAAAAAGAGGAGACCCTCCGGCAAGAGTTAAAAAGCTTAGGAAATCCGCGTCAGATTGCGGAACGACTGTACGACGCCTCCAGCGAGTATGAGCAGCGCGCTGAATCCCTTGCCGCGGTCACACGCGAACTCCGAACGTTTGAAGAGAAGTTGGCGAGAGTAACCGAGCAACTTAAGCCTTACGCCGACCTCGACCGCCGTGTAGCCCAGCAGCGCCGAATTGCAGATGCTCACCGTAATGACTTTGAAGTTTACCTGCAGCATGAGCAAATAGCAGCCGACCTACCACGCAGAAAAGAGCTAGTGGCGGCTCTCGCCGGCGACAAGGAAAAGAACGCGCAAGCCGTCACGGAGTCGCAGCAACTACTCACAGCGTGCGAGGAGTCCTGGAATCCGGCCGCACTCAGTGAGATTCAAAATAACCTGAATGAGGCCCAGGGCCTGTTAGGCGCCGCGAACGAACGGTCCCGCTATTTGAGTAAGCAGATTATTCTCACGAAGCAAGAGATCGCCGCCCTCGAGGAGTCTGCACGGGAATTGGAAGACGCCAAACAGGCGCTGGCGGCTGCGCAAGAGGTGTTTACGGTAACCGGCTTCTTGCGCAACGTCATTCGCGATGCAGGTCCCCACATCGCCCGCCACCTCATTCAACAGATTTCGGCGGAAGCCAATACACTTTTTAGCGAGATTATGGGAGATGCTTCCGCAGAACTCTCACTCACTGAAGACTACGACATACTTCTTGAGCAACACGGACACCGGCGCGCGTTCCTGCAACTGTCCGGCGGCGAGCAGATGAGCGCTGCCGTGGCCGTGCGCTTAGGACTCTTGCGCCAACTCTCCGACATCAATATTGCCTTCTTTGACGAACCGACCCAGAATATGGATGCGGAGCGTCGCCACAACCTGGCCGAACAGCTTGAACGAGTAACGGGCTTCCAACAGCTTTTCGTCATAAGCCACGACGATACCTTCGAACCAATGGTCTCTTCGGTAGTTCGCGTGCGCAAAGAGAATGGCGTAAGTTCTGTGGAAGTGGAATAG
- a CDS encoding exonuclease SbcCD subunit D gives MQFKFLHTADIHLGYQQYGLHERYDDFVDAFQWVIDTALEERVDFLLIAGDLFEKRTLDPRTLLIAVTEFERLKEAGIPVVAIEGNHERSYGDSLSWMEYLNQRGLLCLLNCARHDQGWTPQPWDEEERTGGYVDLAGARIYGLRYQGAQTGAALSEIGTAIGAAAYSDAEFSIFLSHTSVEGYYDQGHPFARQQDLGTLRHCVNYFALGHIHAPYRGTLDGKEWLFNPGCPETWSSEEWQYREKGAILVAVDTDQTPSFHATTCNYPMRRSFMHIRQELDACPTPSALLQLLEEKIEREPAPRGDVEPLLQGEVAHTVHGRTSQAQKSPVVEILLTGVARFSRTEIDTEAIEHLANKHIDPLIVRVRSSLQEAPTSLVDGNDTLDRNELERMVFENLVRADDRFAATAAEVGQIAVILKQMVLDGVTATEIAEEVGRRLREQTQVTRDKATALVPTGNQSEDAADEEWRDEDAPSSQSGEDPGESGRLSRYVQQDNLFGSIPPGDGPAQYSD, from the coding sequence ATGCAGTTCAAGTTTCTCCACACTGCAGACATTCATCTCGGCTACCAGCAATATGGCCTGCACGAGCGTTACGACGATTTTGTCGATGCATTCCAGTGGGTCATCGACACTGCGTTAGAAGAGCGCGTTGACTTTCTCTTGATTGCCGGTGACCTCTTTGAGAAACGCACTCTCGACCCGCGCACACTCCTCATCGCCGTCACGGAGTTTGAACGACTGAAAGAAGCGGGAATCCCTGTAGTTGCCATCGAGGGAAATCACGAGCGTTCCTACGGCGATAGTCTTTCCTGGATGGAGTACCTCAATCAGAGGGGCCTTCTCTGTCTGTTAAATTGTGCGCGCCACGACCAGGGCTGGACGCCGCAGCCCTGGGACGAAGAGGAGCGCACCGGCGGCTACGTGGACCTGGCGGGAGCACGCATCTACGGCCTCAGATACCAAGGCGCTCAGACCGGCGCGGCGCTAAGTGAAATTGGGACCGCCATAGGTGCTGCTGCGTACTCTGACGCTGAATTCTCTATCTTTCTCTCGCACACTTCTGTCGAGGGATACTACGACCAAGGTCATCCGTTTGCACGCCAACAAGACCTGGGCACTCTCAGACACTGTGTGAACTATTTCGCCTTAGGCCACATTCACGCCCCATATCGTGGAACACTTGACGGGAAGGAATGGCTTTTCAATCCCGGGTGTCCGGAAACCTGGAGCAGTGAAGAGTGGCAATATCGTGAAAAGGGCGCAATCCTCGTGGCGGTAGACACAGACCAGACACCGTCCTTTCATGCAACCACGTGCAACTACCCAATGCGCCGCTCTTTCATGCATATCCGGCAAGAGCTGGATGCCTGCCCGACTCCAAGCGCACTGCTACAACTCCTCGAGGAGAAGATAGAGCGTGAACCGGCACCACGCGGGGACGTAGAGCCATTGCTGCAGGGTGAAGTAGCGCATACCGTTCACGGCCGGACCTCCCAAGCGCAAAAGTCCCCAGTGGTTGAAATCTTGCTTACGGGCGTCGCCCGGTTCTCGCGCACGGAAATCGATACTGAAGCCATCGAGCACCTGGCGAATAAACATATTGATCCCCTGATCGTGCGTGTACGATCATCGCTGCAGGAGGCTCCCACGAGCCTGGTAGACGGCAATGACACGCTTGACCGTAACGAGCTGGAGCGCATGGTTTTTGAAAACCTCGTGCGGGCCGACGATCGCTTTGCGGCGACTGCGGCTGAGGTGGGCCAGATCGCAGTCATACTAAAGCAGATGGTCCTCGACGGGGTCACGGCCACAGAGATCGCAGAGGAGGTGGGGCGCCGCCTGCGCGAGCAGACGCAGGTCACACGGGACAAGGCGACTGCACTTGTACCGACAGGCAACCAGAGCGAAGATGCCGCTGATGAGGAGTGGCGTGATGAAGATGCTCCCTCGTCACAGAGCGGTGAGGATCCAGGGGAAAGCGGTCGCCTATCGCGCTACGTTCAGCAAGACAATCTTTTCGGTTCGATTCCGCCGGGCGACGGACCGGCTCAGTACTCAGACTGA
- a CDS encoding amidohydrolase/deacetylase family metallohydrolase → MKYDLILRNGDIIDPGEGRRFTGDIGIADGNFAAITEGTLVGSGGQEIDVAGQLVTPGLVDLHGHCYWGVGGTGLDPDLVGARHGVTTWIDPGSSGAATFPAFKRFIIEPSQVRVIPLLNLSAKGLVHCQEVGELNNMTYVDTELNAATLEMHRGLIAGIKIRAGRSSTGHTGMMALWAGRELCDQYSVPLMVHISMPTPTLQELLPMLRAGDIVTHCFHGKPGGILMRGRVRDEAWAARERGVLFDVGHGNSSFSFPITAAAMEQGFPPDSISTDLHQRSIRTSAKSFPYVMSKFLALGMDMETVVRLSTLTPAQSVGYDHVCGRLSVGAPADIAVFRVDEGNFTFLDPQGEERDGRQQLENTHTIANGVPLDRSRDPLADDPFPLSTI, encoded by the coding sequence ATGAAATACGACCTAATCCTGCGAAACGGCGATATCATCGATCCCGGAGAGGGCAGGCGCTTCACCGGCGACATTGGCATCGCTGACGGCAATTTCGCTGCCATTACGGAGGGCACACTCGTGGGCTCTGGCGGACAAGAGATTGACGTCGCCGGGCAGCTTGTTACCCCCGGGCTGGTGGACTTGCACGGGCACTGCTACTGGGGCGTGGGCGGCACCGGCCTCGATCCGGACTTGGTCGGCGCTCGGCATGGCGTAACCACCTGGATAGATCCCGGCAGCAGCGGCGCCGCGACGTTCCCCGCATTCAAGCGTTTCATCATCGAACCGTCGCAGGTTCGGGTTATTCCCTTGCTCAATCTCAGCGCCAAGGGCCTCGTGCATTGCCAGGAGGTCGGCGAACTAAACAACATGACGTATGTCGATACGGAACTTAACGCAGCCACCCTGGAGATGCACCGCGGCCTCATCGCCGGTATTAAGATTCGTGCCGGTCGCTCCAGCACCGGGCACACCGGAATGATGGCTTTGTGGGCGGGGCGCGAGCTCTGCGACCAGTATTCAGTGCCGCTCATGGTGCATATTTCCATGCCGACGCCAACATTGCAGGAGTTGCTTCCCATGCTGCGCGCGGGCGATATCGTTACGCACTGCTTTCATGGCAAGCCCGGCGGCATCTTGATGCGTGGCCGCGTCCGAGATGAGGCCTGGGCAGCCCGCGAGCGCGGCGTGCTCTTCGACGTGGGTCACGGCAATAGCAGCTTTTCGTTTCCCATTACCGCCGCTGCCATGGAACAAGGATTTCCACCCGATTCCATCAGCACCGACTTGCATCAGAGGAGCATTCGCACCTCGGCAAAGAGCTTTCCCTACGTGATGTCAAAGTTCCTTGCCCTCGGCATGGACATGGAGACCGTTGTCCGGCTCAGCACGCTGACTCCCGCGCAGTCAGTAGGGTACGACCACGTTTGCGGCCGGCTTAGCGTCGGCGCGCCGGCGGACATTGCTGTTTTCCGCGTCGACGAAGGCAATTTCACCTTCTTGGATCCGCAGGGCGAGGAGCGAGACGGCAGGCAGCAGTTAGAAAATACCCACACCATTGCGAACGGTGTGCCGCTGGATCGGAGCCGCGATCCGCTCGCTGACGATCCGTTTCCGCTGTCGACAATTTGA
- a CDS encoding nucleotidyltransferase domain-containing protein, with protein sequence MTERLDLPGRYRRQIEALLRACLPGVEAWAYGSRVNGRSHPGSDLDLALRTPTLEPIPDALLREFTAALERSNVPILVQAHDWARLPESFHREIERNHVVLDVEHSVSGG encoded by the coding sequence ATGACTGAACGGCTGGACCTGCCCGGCCGCTACCGCCGGCAAATCGAAGCGCTGCTGCGCGCGTGCTTGCCCGGGGTAGAGGCGTGGGCCTACGGCAGCCGCGTCAACGGGAGAAGTCACCCGGGCAGCGATCTCGACCTGGCGCTGCGCACGCCCACCCTGGAACCGATACCGGACGCCTTGCTCCGGGAGTTTACCGCGGCGTTGGAGCGGTCGAATGTCCCCATCCTGGTCCAAGCTCACGACTGGGCGCGCTTGCCGGAGAGCTTCCATCGCGAAATCGAACGCAACCACGTGGTCCTCGACGTAGAGCACAGTGTCTCTGGCGGTTGA
- a CDS encoding nucleotidyltransferase substrate binding protein → MNINTDFLARCIQTLESASAQLQQHEADSIAYDIMRAACVKEFELVLEQSGNLLGKRLRPYFVSNLQADRLTFKDRFRHAAKHGLISVESCERWLAYRDARNDTTHRYGAGFAETTLKLLPTFISDAKVLARVITEGSDD, encoded by the coding sequence ATGAACATCAACACGGACTTCCTCGCTCGCTGTATCCAGACCTTGGAGAGTGCGTCTGCGCAGTTGCAGCAGCATGAAGCGGACAGCATTGCCTACGACATCATGCGCGCCGCGTGCGTTAAGGAGTTCGAATTGGTCTTGGAGCAGAGCGGCAATCTACTAGGGAAGCGGCTCAGGCCCTACTTCGTCAGCAATCTGCAGGCCGATCGGCTTACCTTCAAGGATCGCTTTCGCCATGCCGCGAAGCACGGGTTGATCTCCGTCGAGAGTTGCGAACGCTGGCTCGCGTACCGGGATGCCCGCAACGATACGACGCACCGTTACGGCGCGGGCTTTGCAGAGACAACGCTTAAGCTGCTGCCCACCTTCATAAGCGACGCCAAGGTACTGGCGCGCGTCATTACGGAGGGCTCCGATGACTGA
- a CDS encoding type II toxin-antitoxin system HicB family antitoxin: MKYTIVIERTGNGYSAYVPDLPGCVAAADTQEEAGTLIREAVTHHVAMLREIGEPVPEPQATTGLVEV; the protein is encoded by the coding sequence GTGAAATACACCATCGTCATTGAAAGAACTGGTAACGGTTACTCGGCATATGTACCCGACCTACCGGGATGTGTCGCAGCCGCGGACACGCAGGAAGAAGCTGGCACTCTGATTCGAGAGGCCGTCACTCACCATGTTGCAATGCTCCGTGAAATCGGCGAACCGGTGCCGGAACCTCAAGCCACCACTGGCTTGGTCGAGGTGTAG
- a CDS encoding type II toxin-antitoxin system HicA family toxin, which translates to MPKVRDAIRLVEGDGWKHVRTRGSHRHYRHSTKTVIVTIAGKLSKELAPKTWNSILKQAGIHEGGQS; encoded by the coding sequence ATGCCTAAAGTGCGGGACGCCATTCGACTGGTGGAGGGTGACGGCTGGAAACACGTGCGGACTCGAGGCAGCCATCGCCACTACCGTCACTCCACTAAGACTGTAATAGTTACTATAGCGGGTAAGCTGAGCAAGGAACTTGCACCCAAAACATGGAACAGCATCCTGAAGCAGGCTGGCATTCACGAAGGGGGTCAATCGTGA